In the Streptomyces sp. SJL17-4 genome, TCGCCGATCAGCATGCGCTACCGCTCCTCCTGGCTGGTCGTTCCGAGGGCGACGACACGCTTCGCCTCCTCGATCGCGAACGCGAATCCGGCGTCCGGGTCGTGCAGCAGTCGTTCCGTGGCGAGCGCATGCTGCCGCGCGCCGGGGGAGCCGTTCCCCGTCGCGGCGCTCAGCGTCGGCAGGATCACCTCGCCGAGGCCGATCAGCGCCCTGCTGAGGCTCAGCTGCGTCTCCCGCCCGCCCCGCCCGAGCTGCGTCGCCAGCACCTCGGCCAGCTCGGCCCGCTCCTCTTCGGGTACCAGTACGCCCGCCGCCCGCCACGCGCTCCGCGCCACCTCGTCGTCGGCGTCGGACAGCAGCGCCCGCGTGATCGCCGGCCAGGCCCGACGGTCCCCGATCTTGGACAGCGTGTGCAGCGCCTGACTCCGTGCCTGCGCCCGCTCCGAGCGCACCTCGCCGAGTAGCCCCGGGAGCGTGAGGGCCGGCGGGTGCCGGGTGAGTGCCCAGGTGAGCATCTCGCGTACCTGAAAGTCGGGCTCGATCGCGCAGCGCTCGACGAGCTTGTCGACGAACCGGGGGTCGGGGGCCGTGCCGACCGCGAGCGCTGCCCGCAGTCGAACCGACGAGCTGCCGGCCTCCAGGCCCTGGAGAGCGCGCGCCGCGTCCGTGCCGTCTGTCGTCATGGTCATCGGGACCACCTCCTCGCCCGCAGTCAAGACCTTGTCATCGTGTCAAGGTCAAGCGCGGCGCCACGCCAGGCCATGCCGGGCCACGTGGCGTGACGTTGCGCGGCCGTCCCTACCGCTCCGCGACAGCCACCGCCACCGCCGCCGCGTACGCAGGAGCGACCCGTACGTCGGCGAGCGAC is a window encoding:
- a CDS encoding HEAT repeat domain-containing protein, whose amino-acid sequence is MTMTTDGTDAARALQGLEAGSSSVRLRAALAVGTAPDPRFVDKLVERCAIEPDFQVREMLTWALTRHPPALTLPGLLGEVRSERAQARSQALHTLSKIGDRRAWPAITRALLSDADDEVARSAWRAAGVLVPEEERAELAEVLATQLGRGGRETQLSLSRALIGLGEVILPTLSAATGNGSPGARQHALATERLLHDPDAGFAFAIEEAKRVVALGTTSQEER